In a single window of the Coffea eugenioides isolate CCC68of chromosome 3, Ceug_1.0, whole genome shotgun sequence genome:
- the LOC113765143 gene encoding YTH domain-containing protein ECT4-like, which translates to MEFYSFPEQEYADTYLIQGTELNSQFSSPSLEAMYSEGAPEFIVDQGLYYPTATNYGYICTGFESPGEWDDHRRVFGLDGQDIQYAGSQTETFPFLYYTPTYGYGQYTYNPYIPGAMVGVDGQFLGAQQYYTIPSYENPSSAPAYFPMVVQSRSDLIANNTTDPFLHTTTSTANRADRSGLKQNISSASSALSSNLLGPASSQASSMMMVSDGTKTNATANVRPITHANVTSNRLSRPASNQILQGGVSQALEHMPPGKAFPSSSQFKVAQPRANGMSSFGSTLHVEPTTDKVQSTFPHGRGPNVTKVRPDALGEQNRGPRVDKPENQLSVKAYTTRAGDADTEGNIIINTDGYNKDDFPLDYTSAKFFVIKSYSEDDVHKSIKYNIWSSTPNGNKKLNSAYEDAQRFANGDSGRCPIFLFFSVNASGQFCGVAEMTGPVDFYKDMDFWQQDKWTGSFPVKWHIIKDVPNPNFRHIILENNDYKPVTNSRDTQEVRFRKGIEMLKVFKTHVSKTSLLDDFMYYENRQKLLQEEKARLLMKKYEHPVLVPILDPPDKLTSRINFSSKQDDMSYKCNDSNHSDHDTAASVKTAGLDGDTVNDDVVDVADGEASINDFLKIGTLTITPKQSGSELLGVVTATVANSSLSDVVTVGSVPVRIKETAESPGFLTFGTIQVDPTVLDHDMACYRGKGGQK; encoded by the exons ATGGAATTCTATAGCTTTCCGGAACAAGAATATGCAGATACTTATTTG ATTCAAGGTACTGAGTTAAACTCACAGTTCAGTAGCCCAAGTCTTGAAGCCATGTATAGCGAAGGAGCTCCGGAATTCATCGTTGATCAGGGCTTGTATTATCCTACTGCCACAAATTATGGATATATCTGTACAG GATTTGAATCACCTGGTGAATGGGATGACCACCGCAGGGTTTTTGGTCTGGATGGTCAAGATATCCAATATGCC GGTTCCCAAACTGAAACTTTTCCCTTTCTATATTACACACCTACCTATGGATATGGACAGTACACCTACAACCCTTACATTCCTGGGGCTATGGTGGGAGTTGATGGGCAATTTCTAGGGGCACAACAGTACTACACCATCCCATCTTATGAAAATCCTTCATCTGCACCAGCATATTTCCCCATGGTTGTTCAGTCTAGGTCAGATCTCATTGCAAATAATACAACAGACCCCTTCCTTCATACTACCACATCTACTGCTAATAGAGCTGATCGCTCAGGTCTGAAGCAAAATATTTCTTCAGCTTCTTCTGCCCTTTCCTCAAATCTTTTGGGGCCTGCTTCTAGTCAAGCTAGTTCCATGATGATGGTATCTGATGGAACTAAAACGAATGCTACAGCTAACGTACGACCTATCACACATGCAAATGTTACATCCAACAGATTGTCCCGCCCAGCTTCTAACCAAATTCTTCAG GGTGGAGTTAGTCAAGCCCTGGAGCATATGCCACCTGGGAAGGCTTTTCCGAGCAGTAGTCAATTTAAAGTTGCTCAACCACGTGCTAATGGGATGTCTAGCTTTGGATCTACATTGCATGTGGAGCCCACTACAGATAAAGTTCAATCCACGTTTCCTCACGGGAGAGGTCCAAATGTTACAAAAGTAAGGCCTGATGCACTTGGTGAGCAGAATCGAGGCCCTAGAGTtgacaaaccagaaaatcaatTATCAGTTAAAGCTTACACAACCAGGGCAGGAGATGCTGATACGGAGGGAAATATTATTATTAATACCGATGGATATAATAAGGATGACTTTCCACTTGACTACACCAGTGCcaaattttttgttattaaatcGTACAGTGAAGATGATGTGCACAAGAGTATTAAGTACAATATTTGGTCCTCCACACCCAATGGGAACAAGAAGCTAAACAGTGCTTATGAAGACGCTCAAAGATTTGCAAATGGGGATTCAGGacgctgtccaatttttctcttcttttct GTAAATGCAAGTGGTCAGTTCTGTGGTGTTGCTGAGATGACTGGCCCTGTAGATTTTTACAAAGATATGGATTTTTGGCAGCAAGACAAGTGGACTGGGAGCTTCCCTGTCAAGTGGCACATAATAAAGGATGTGCCAAACCCCAACTTCAGGCACATAATATTAGAGAACAATGATTATAAACCAGTAACTAACAGTAGAGACACACAAGAG GTACGCTTCAGGAAAGGAATTGAGATGCTGAAAGTATTTAAGACCCATGTATCCAAGACTTCTTTACTTGATGACTTCATGTACTATGAAAATAGACAGAAACTTTTACAGGAAGAGAAAGCTAGGCTGCTTATGAAAAAATACGAACATCCAGTTCTTGTTCCTATTTTGGATCCTCCAGACAAGCTTACTTCTAGGATTAACTTTTCTTCTAAACAAGATGATATGAGTTACAAATGTAATGATTCAAACCACTCTGATCATGATACAGCTGCGTCTGTTAAGACTGCTGGCTTAGATGGTGATACTGTAAATGATGATGTTGTGGATGTAGCAGATGGGGAAGCAAGCATAAATGATTTTCTAAAGATTGGCACACTCACTATTACTCCAAAGCAGTCTGGCTCCGAGCTCTTGGGGGTTGTTACTGCTACTGTGGCAAACTCTTCTCTGTCTGATGTTGTTACAGTAGGATCTGTGCCTGTCAGGATAAAGGAAACAGCAGAATCTCCTGGTTTTCTGACATTTGGGACTATTCAAGTTGATCCTACTGTTCTCGACCACGACATGGCTTGCTATCGCGGCAAAGGTGGACAAAAATAG